In Labrys wisconsinensis, the following proteins share a genomic window:
- the purQ gene encoding phosphoribosylformylglycinamidine synthase subunit PurQ, translated as MKAAVITFPGSNRDGDVAKALRKAGAHVVMAWHADTELPAGTDLVVLPGGFSYGDYLRCGAIAARAAIMDAVRAHAKRGGLALGICNGFQILTDGGLLPGVLMRNADLKFICKRVHLKVERTDTPFTSAYRPGQAIDVCVAHGEGNYFCGAVTLQRLEDEGLVAFRYCDAAGAVTPQANPNGSLNAIAGIYSRNRRVLGMMPHPENLIDPLAGGVDGFGLFESLVASVVPA; from the coding sequence ATGAAAGCGGCGGTCATCACCTTTCCCGGCTCGAATCGCGACGGCGACGTCGCCAAGGCGCTGCGCAAGGCCGGTGCCCATGTGGTCATGGCGTGGCATGCCGACACCGAGCTGCCGGCCGGGACCGACCTCGTCGTGCTGCCGGGCGGCTTCTCCTATGGCGACTATCTCAGGTGCGGCGCCATCGCCGCACGGGCAGCGATCATGGATGCGGTCCGCGCCCACGCCAAGCGCGGCGGCCTGGCGCTCGGCATCTGCAACGGCTTCCAGATCCTCACCGACGGCGGGCTGCTGCCGGGTGTGCTGATGCGCAACGCCGACCTGAAGTTCATCTGCAAGCGGGTGCACCTGAAGGTGGAGCGCACGGATACGCCCTTCACCAGCGCCTATCGCCCGGGGCAGGCGATCGACGTCTGCGTCGCCCACGGCGAGGGCAATTATTTCTGCGGCGCCGTCACGCTGCAGCGCCTCGAGGACGAAGGGCTGGTCGCGTTCCGCTACTGCGACGCCGCCGGCGCGGTCACGCCGCAGGCCAATCCCAACGGCTCGCTCAACGCCATCGCCGGCATCTATTCGCGCAATCGCCGCGTGCTCGGCATGATGCCCCATCCGGAGAATCTGATCGACCCTCTGGCCGGCGGCGTCGACGGATTCGGGCTGTTCGAAAGTCTGGTCGCAAGCGTGGTGCCGGCCTGA